One genomic region from Spirosoma sp. KCTC 42546 encodes:
- the hydA gene encoding dihydropyrimidinase — protein MSILIKNGQIITAADDYVADIFIEGETISAIGKNLPVQADTTIDATGKLVFPGGIDPHVHLAMPFMGTFSSDTHETGTRAALYGGTTTVIDFVLQKQGHSLKEALADWNSRAQGTTVGDYSFHMAVTDFNEDTKAEIKVMVEEEGITSFKTFMAYKGALMIDDRQMIGLMQEVKKQGGMVTVHATNGDVIDYLTAKHRSEGKLAPLYHYLSQPEVTESEASGRFSDMADYTGCPGYIVHMTCEGALNAVRNATRRNQKVFVETCIQYLVLDASLYEQNFEGAKWVMSPPLREKKDQQSLWAGINQGLVQVVATDHCPFMWEQKLMGKDDFSKIPNGHPAIENRMELLYSEGVHKGKITLNKYVEVACTNPAKIFGMFPRKGTIAVGSDADIVIFDPNETHTLSAKTHHMNVDYSGYEGWELTGKVKTVLLRGQVAIDGDKCLVDKGYGKFIKRSKVSGKI, from the coding sequence ATGTCTATACTGATTAAAAACGGTCAAATTATAACAGCGGCCGACGATTACGTTGCTGATATCTTCATTGAAGGTGAAACGATTAGCGCTATCGGCAAGAACTTACCCGTTCAGGCCGATACGACTATCGACGCCACCGGTAAGCTGGTATTTCCGGGCGGTATCGACCCACACGTGCATTTAGCCATGCCATTCATGGGCACCTTTTCGAGCGATACCCACGAAACCGGAACGCGTGCAGCTTTGTATGGTGGCACAACGACCGTTATTGATTTCGTGCTGCAAAAACAGGGGCATTCGCTGAAAGAAGCCCTTGCCGATTGGAACTCCCGCGCTCAGGGTACCACTGTTGGCGACTATAGCTTCCATATGGCCGTGACGGATTTTAATGAAGATACGAAGGCTGAAATTAAAGTAATGGTTGAGGAAGAAGGGATCACGTCCTTCAAAACCTTTATGGCCTACAAAGGCGCGTTGATGATCGATGACAGGCAGATGATTGGCCTGATGCAGGAGGTGAAAAAGCAGGGCGGTATGGTCACCGTTCACGCGACCAACGGCGATGTGATCGATTATCTCACGGCCAAACATCGGTCGGAAGGTAAACTGGCCCCACTCTACCATTACCTCTCGCAACCCGAAGTAACCGAATCCGAAGCCAGCGGCCGTTTTTCCGACATGGCCGATTACACAGGTTGCCCCGGCTATATCGTCCATATGACCTGTGAAGGAGCCTTAAACGCGGTTCGGAATGCGACCCGACGTAATCAGAAAGTTTTCGTTGAAACCTGTATCCAGTACCTGGTTCTTGATGCATCACTTTATGAGCAAAATTTCGAAGGTGCTAAGTGGGTGATGAGCCCGCCGTTACGGGAGAAAAAAGATCAGCAATCCCTCTGGGCCGGTATCAACCAGGGATTGGTACAGGTGGTCGCAACGGATCATTGCCCGTTCATGTGGGAGCAGAAACTGATGGGGAAAGATGATTTCTCAAAAATTCCCAACGGGCATCCGGCCATCGAAAATCGGATGGAATTACTGTACAGCGAGGGCGTTCACAAAGGTAAGATCACGCTGAATAAGTATGTCGAAGTGGCCTGTACGAACCCGGCTAAAATCTTCGGTATGTTCCCGCGAAAAGGAACGATTGCTGTGGGTAGCGATGCGGACATTGTCATTTTTGACCCCAACGAAACACATACCCTTTCGGCCAAAACCCACCACATGAACGTCGATTATTCGGGTTACGAAGGCTGGGAATTAACCGGAAAAGTAAAGACCGTCCTGTTACGTGGTCAGGTAGCTATCGATGGCGATAAATGCCTGGTTGATAAAGGATACGGGAAGTTTATTAAGAGAAGTAAAGTGAGCGGGAAGATTTAA
- a CDS encoding Lrp/AsnC family transcriptional regulator, with protein sequence MEKNHTTLDDLDFAILSCLQKDGRMSFTEIAEQLNVSVGTARTRLNRLLEEGIISIVGRVDPEKVGFRAYAHIAIYIRPATLKEPVAQEISRKPEVSFLASTSGDYDLEVDVMCQSNNHLVEFVNEISTIEGVYQTKTTLYFKVYKYAQPDLNLLK encoded by the coding sequence ATGGAGAAGAACCACACTACATTGGATGATTTAGACTTTGCCATCCTCTCGTGTCTTCAGAAGGATGGGCGAATGTCGTTTACAGAAATTGCCGAACAGTTGAATGTATCTGTCGGCACCGCCCGCACCCGCCTGAATCGGTTACTGGAAGAAGGGATAATTAGTATTGTCGGTCGGGTGGACCCGGAAAAGGTCGGCTTTCGGGCTTATGCGCACATTGCCATATATATTCGGCCGGCTACGTTAAAGGAGCCTGTGGCGCAGGAAATTTCGAGGAAGCCTGAAGTTAGTTTCCTGGCCAGCACCTCCGGCGATTACGACTTGGAAGTGGACGTGATGTGCCAGAGTAACAATCACTTAGTAGAATTCGTGAATGAAATATCCACGATTGAAGGTGTCTATCAAACGAAAACAACGCTCTATTTTAAAGTCTATAAATACGCCCAGCCCGACTTGAACCTGCTGAAATGA
- a CDS encoding NCS1 family nucleobase:cation symporter-1: protein MQLAQETTVDESSALYSEDLAPIPASKRTWNTWNYAALWISMSLCIPTYMMASSLIQGGMNWWQAIFTIFLGNTIVLIPMVLNGHAGAKYGIPFPVLVRSSFGTRGANIPALLRAIVACGWFGIQTWIGGFSIYQMLRLWIPSLETLPQLFPASFGLQTGPAICFFLFWLLNMYVVYLGVESIKKLLVFKAFFLPVAALALLWWAISAGNGLGPILEQPAKFADSAAFFAFFFPALTGMVGFWATLSLNIPDFTRYATSQRAQIKGQVIGLPPAMTLFSFIGVVVTSATTIIYGTTIWDPLVLAGKFDSKLLVSVAMIAVAISTLATNIAANIVSPANDFANLAPSKIDFRKGGYITGIIGILIFPWKLIADPTGFIFTWLVGYSSLLGPVGGIMIADYFFLRKQKLVLADLYSETGIYRFKGGFNNAAIIALLVGILPNIPGFLTTIQVIPTDSVPGWITQLYNYAWFVGFFVSGAVYLGLMRNKFLTAENTEFIAKSTEDLSINT from the coding sequence ATGCAACTAGCCCAAGAAACAACTGTAGACGAGTCATCGGCTCTCTACAGCGAAGATTTAGCCCCCATTCCTGCGTCGAAACGAACGTGGAATACCTGGAATTATGCAGCCTTATGGATCAGTATGAGCCTGTGTATTCCTACGTATATGATGGCTAGTTCACTCATTCAGGGCGGCATGAACTGGTGGCAGGCCATTTTCACCATCTTTCTGGGCAATACGATTGTCCTGATTCCTATGGTCTTGAATGGCCATGCCGGTGCTAAATACGGTATTCCGTTCCCTGTTTTGGTTCGATCCAGTTTTGGCACTCGTGGCGCAAATATCCCGGCCTTGTTACGCGCCATTGTAGCCTGTGGCTGGTTCGGCATTCAGACCTGGATTGGCGGCTTTTCGATCTACCAGATGCTTCGGTTATGGATTCCATCATTGGAAACACTGCCCCAGTTGTTTCCGGCTTCCTTTGGTTTACAGACGGGTCCTGCAATCTGCTTTTTTCTGTTCTGGCTGCTAAATATGTACGTTGTGTACCTCGGCGTCGAAAGCATCAAGAAGTTACTGGTTTTTAAGGCGTTCTTTTTACCCGTAGCGGCACTGGCGTTACTCTGGTGGGCAATCTCCGCCGGGAACGGCCTCGGCCCTATTCTGGAGCAACCCGCTAAATTCGCTGACTCGGCAGCGTTCTTCGCGTTTTTCTTCCCAGCCTTAACAGGCATGGTTGGTTTCTGGGCAACTTTATCCTTGAACATTCCTGACTTTACACGCTATGCCACCAGTCAGCGGGCACAGATTAAGGGGCAGGTTATTGGACTTCCGCCCGCCATGACGCTCTTCTCATTTATCGGCGTAGTCGTTACCTCAGCTACGACCATTATCTACGGCACTACTATCTGGGACCCGCTCGTTCTGGCCGGCAAGTTCGACAGCAAACTCCTGGTCAGTGTTGCCATGATTGCGGTGGCTATTTCAACCCTGGCGACCAACATTGCCGCTAATATTGTCAGTCCGGCCAATGATTTCGCCAATCTGGCTCCCTCCAAAATTGATTTCCGAAAAGGTGGCTACATTACCGGCATCATTGGTATCCTGATTTTTCCCTGGAAGCTCATCGCCGATCCAACGGGCTTCATTTTCACGTGGCTGGTCGGCTATTCCAGTTTACTAGGGCCGGTCGGCGGCATCATGATTGCCGATTATTTCTTCCTTCGTAAACAGAAACTGGTGTTGGCCGATCTGTACAGTGAAACGGGGATTTATCGTTTTAAAGGTGGATTCAACAACGCAGCCATCATCGCCCTTCTTGTGGGGATTCTACCAAACATACCCGGCTTTCTAACCACCATTCAGGTTATTCCGACGGACAGTGTTCCCGGCTGGATTACGCAGTTGTACAACTACGCCTGGTTTGTTGGTTTTTTTGTTAGTGGTGCGGTGTATTTGGGGCTGATGAGGAATAAATTTTTAACCGCAGAGAACACGGAGTTTATCGCAAAGAGCACAGAGGATTTATCTATAAATACGTAG
- a CDS encoding nucleoside hydrolase: protein MRTSRRKFIRVLSLGTATAIYPAATFTSFGGMPIAADPAKRIILDSDTATDDALAILLAVSSPKLKVEAITITCGNVGFEQQTKNALYTLQVAGKKGQIPVYKGSDRPLVREVFGNATYVHGKDGMSDSFFPDPVQKPETEHAVDAIIRLVEKYPNELTIVAIGPLTNVALALQKKPSIAKQVKEVYFMGGFYKFYGNVNPLATYNAWVDPEAARLVFQSGIPIRTVGFDVSVKSSVFTDDDYDKVEKLGTKYSDFFMQINKVRRKYCKEHQKMNGSNHPDAITVAAVIDPSLITQSVFRYVDVETKGELTVGALAIDELGVWKKPPNTNISVEADEAKFKKMVFDTLKLS, encoded by the coding sequence ATGCGCACATCTAGACGCAAGTTTATCAGGGTACTTTCTTTGGGAACGGCTACGGCAATCTATCCTGCGGCAACGTTTACGTCGTTCGGAGGCATGCCAATTGCTGCCGATCCCGCAAAACGCATTATTCTTGATAGTGATACGGCTACGGACGATGCCCTCGCAATTCTTTTGGCGGTATCGTCTCCCAAATTGAAAGTTGAAGCCATTACCATTACCTGTGGAAACGTCGGTTTTGAGCAGCAAACGAAAAATGCGCTGTATACGCTTCAGGTAGCGGGTAAGAAAGGACAAATCCCTGTTTATAAAGGCTCTGATCGTCCACTGGTTCGGGAGGTTTTTGGCAATGCGACCTATGTGCATGGTAAGGATGGCATGAGCGATTCGTTTTTCCCGGACCCAGTTCAGAAGCCGGAGACAGAACATGCGGTCGATGCGATAATTCGATTAGTGGAGAAGTATCCGAATGAGCTAACGATTGTTGCCATTGGCCCGCTTACCAATGTTGCGTTGGCACTGCAAAAAAAGCCGTCCATCGCGAAACAGGTTAAAGAGGTGTATTTTATGGGTGGTTTCTATAAGTTTTATGGCAACGTCAATCCATTAGCCACCTACAATGCCTGGGTCGATCCAGAAGCCGCCCGACTTGTTTTTCAATCGGGCATCCCGATCCGGACGGTCGGGTTTGATGTGAGCGTAAAGAGTTCGGTCTTTACCGATGACGATTATGACAAAGTGGAAAAGCTGGGCACGAAGTATTCCGATTTTTTCATGCAGATCAATAAGGTTCGTCGGAAGTATTGCAAAGAGCACCAGAAGATGAATGGCTCCAATCACCCGGATGCCATCACCGTTGCCGCTGTCATTGACCCTAGCCTCATTACACAATCCGTATTTCGGTATGTAGATGTTGAAACAAAGGGAGAATTGACGGTTGGTGCTCTGGCAATCGACGAACTGGGTGTCTGGAAAAAACCACCGAATACGAACATCAGCGTCGAAGCCGACGAAGCCAAGTTCAAGAAAATGGTATTTGATACATTGAAATTGAGTTAA
- a CDS encoding nitrilase-related carbon-nitrogen hydrolase: protein MPRIIKSGLIQMSLPMTEGEGTMEEIKEAMIQKHIPLIEEAGEKGVQILCLQEIFSTPYFCPGQNSAWYASAESVPGPTTDRMAEYAKKYKMVMIVPVYEKEQAGVLYNTAAVIDADGTYLGKYRKNHIPHTNGFWEKFFFKPGNLGYPVFQTMYAKVGVYICYDRHFPDGARCLGLNGAEIVYNPSATVAGLSQYLWKLEQPAHAAANGYFMGCINRVGEEKPWNLGRFYGSSYFVDPRGQIFALASEDKDELLISEFDLDMIDEVRSTWQFFRDRRPETYGKLVEL from the coding sequence ATGCCACGAATTATCAAGTCTGGATTGATACAAATGAGTCTGCCGATGACCGAAGGGGAAGGCACGATGGAGGAAATTAAAGAGGCAATGATCCAAAAGCACATCCCGCTCATTGAAGAAGCTGGTGAGAAAGGGGTGCAGATTCTGTGCTTACAGGAGATATTTAGTACCCCCTATTTCTGTCCGGGCCAGAACAGCGCCTGGTATGCGTCGGCAGAGTCCGTTCCCGGCCCAACCACCGACCGGATGGCCGAGTACGCGAAGAAATACAAAATGGTAATGATCGTGCCCGTCTACGAAAAAGAACAGGCGGGCGTACTGTATAATACAGCAGCTGTCATTGACGCCGACGGCACCTATCTGGGCAAATACCGCAAGAATCATATTCCCCATACGAATGGGTTTTGGGAGAAGTTTTTCTTCAAGCCCGGTAACCTGGGCTATCCGGTTTTCCAGACGATGTATGCCAAAGTCGGCGTCTATATCTGTTACGACCGGCATTTCCCGGATGGAGCACGGTGCCTCGGTCTGAATGGGGCCGAAATCGTGTACAATCCGTCGGCAACAGTCGCTGGATTGTCGCAATACCTCTGGAAACTGGAGCAACCTGCCCATGCGGCTGCCAATGGCTATTTTATGGGGTGCATCAACCGCGTTGGTGAAGAAAAACCCTGGAATCTCGGTCGGTTCTACGGCTCGTCGTATTTTGTCGACCCACGCGGGCAGATTTTCGCTCTGGCTTCGGAAGACAAAGATGAACTGCTAATCTCTGAATTCGACCTCGATATGATCGACGAAGTCCGCAGCACCTGGCAGTTCTTCCGCGACCGACGGCCGGAGACGTATGGCAAATTGGTAGAGTTATAA
- a CDS encoding CoA-acylating methylmalonate-semialdehyde dehydrogenase yields the protein MKYAAIQNYINGQFVDPTTDRTLAVISPVDGTLLSTVPLSTAADLDAAVQAAKAAFPAWSRTTIKERVQVFFRYKALLEKNLRELALLVQEENGKTYDEAVAEIEKGAELAEFACSLPQIVTGEILEVSRGVECRTEHVPLGVVASIVPFNFPSMVPNWTIPNAIALGNCMIIKPSEKVPLSVGRLAELLQEAGLPAGVFNIVQGDREVVEAICDHPGIEAVSFVGSTKIAKVVYKRATSNYKRCLALGGAKNHLIVLPDAIPGMTAQNITASMAGCAGQRCMAASAMVAVGPVDHIIAKLCEEAQKMVPGKNLGSVINRESKERIERYITEAESQGAKVLVDGRNPIVEGKENGTYVGATVIDYVMPDMAIAKEEIFGPVISIMRTNTVDEALAIENANPYGNAASVFTQNGGMARYVIDKASAGMVGVNVGVPVPREPFSFGGWNESRFGVGDITGKSSIEFWTKLKKSTTKWNPEAGINWMS from the coding sequence ATGAAATACGCTGCTATTCAAAACTATATAAACGGGCAGTTTGTCGATCCCACGACCGACCGGACGTTAGCCGTAATTTCCCCAGTCGATGGCACCCTACTGTCGACCGTACCGCTATCGACTGCTGCTGATCTGGACGCTGCGGTACAAGCGGCTAAAGCCGCCTTCCCAGCCTGGAGCCGAACGACAATTAAGGAAAGAGTTCAGGTCTTTTTCCGGTATAAAGCCCTGTTAGAAAAGAACTTAAGAGAGTTGGCTTTATTAGTTCAGGAAGAAAACGGCAAAACCTACGACGAAGCCGTTGCTGAAATCGAGAAAGGTGCCGAACTGGCCGAATTTGCCTGCTCATTACCCCAGATCGTGACGGGCGAGATTCTGGAAGTAAGCCGTGGGGTTGAGTGCCGGACCGAACATGTGCCGCTGGGTGTTGTCGCCAGTATCGTGCCGTTCAACTTTCCGAGTATGGTACCGAACTGGACAATTCCAAATGCAATTGCGCTGGGTAATTGCATGATTATTAAGCCATCCGAGAAAGTACCGTTAAGCGTTGGCCGATTAGCCGAACTATTGCAGGAAGCTGGCTTGCCCGCGGGCGTTTTCAACATAGTTCAAGGGGATCGTGAGGTGGTCGAAGCCATCTGCGATCATCCGGGCATCGAAGCCGTTTCCTTTGTGGGTTCGACCAAAATTGCCAAAGTCGTTTATAAGCGGGCAACCAGTAATTACAAACGCTGTCTGGCACTGGGTGGCGCTAAAAACCACCTCATTGTGCTGCCAGACGCCATTCCGGGCATGACGGCCCAAAACATCACGGCTTCTATGGCCGGTTGCGCTGGTCAGCGGTGTATGGCTGCATCGGCAATGGTTGCCGTTGGGCCGGTGGATCATATTATTGCCAAACTTTGCGAAGAGGCACAAAAAATGGTGCCGGGCAAAAATCTTGGCTCAGTCATCAATCGCGAATCCAAAGAGCGCATTGAGCGCTATATTACGGAAGCCGAAAGCCAGGGAGCCAAAGTGCTGGTTGACGGTCGGAACCCGATTGTCGAAGGGAAAGAAAATGGCACCTATGTGGGTGCAACGGTGATTGACTATGTCATGCCCGATATGGCCATTGCCAAAGAGGAAATTTTCGGTCCAGTCATCAGCATCATGCGGACCAACACGGTCGATGAAGCGCTGGCCATCGAAAACGCCAATCCGTATGGAAATGCGGCTTCGGTATTTACCCAGAATGGCGGCATGGCGCGGTACGTGATCGATAAAGCCAGCGCCGGTATGGTGGGCGTCAACGTGGGCGTACCCGTTCCGCGCGAACCGTTCTCGTTCGGCGGCTGGAACGAAAGCCGTTTCGGTGTGGGCGACATCACTGGAAAAAGCTCCATCGAATTCTGGACTAAACTGAAGAAAAGCACCACAAAGTGGAACCCCGAAGCGGGGATAAATTGGATGAGTTAG
- a CDS encoding aminotransferase class III-fold pyridoxal phosphate-dependent enzyme has translation MIDTATLSETQEVLQDSFDYTVFAWSKQKNISPIAVKYAKGVYLYDYDDKRYIDFSSGLMNVNIGHGNQRITEAVVRQMQEVSYVTPYCVTKVRGELGKKLAEICPGDLNKAFFTLCGATSNEAAIKLARLYTGRHKIISRYQSYHGATYGTLSVGGDPRKLPDDSQQAPNFVHIDIPYKYRWNHDEASMLTDSVAQLERVIAYEGPGNIAAIMLEGESGTSGCLQYPVGYLAAVREICDKHGILIIMDEVMSGFGRTGKWFGFENHGIVPDLVTMAKGITSGYIPFGCLMVTDKIASRYDDTVLATGMTYAAHPVGCAAALETLKIYEDENLIENAVEMGKYMDEQAAILMEKHPSIGDFRNTGLLGCFELVKNRTTKEPMAPFNAKPEEMAVMSKVAAKIKELGMYTFVRWSYIFVAPPLCVTKEQIDEGLAIISEAIKIADEYVA, from the coding sequence ATGATCGACACAGCAACGCTTTCCGAAACGCAGGAAGTCCTTCAGGACAGCTTTGATTACACTGTATTTGCCTGGAGCAAACAGAAAAATATTTCACCCATTGCCGTGAAATATGCCAAAGGCGTTTACCTGTATGATTACGATGACAAACGCTACATCGACTTTTCGTCGGGCCTGATGAATGTGAACATTGGTCATGGTAATCAGCGCATTACGGAGGCTGTTGTTCGGCAAATGCAGGAAGTGAGTTATGTGACGCCCTACTGCGTGACCAAAGTTCGGGGGGAGTTAGGCAAGAAATTAGCCGAAATATGCCCCGGCGATCTGAACAAAGCGTTCTTCACGCTCTGTGGTGCTACGTCCAATGAAGCCGCGATTAAACTGGCTCGCTTGTACACGGGACGGCACAAGATCATAAGCCGCTACCAATCCTATCACGGTGCCACCTACGGTACGTTATCGGTAGGCGGTGACCCCCGCAAACTACCCGACGATTCGCAACAGGCACCTAATTTCGTGCATATCGATATTCCTTATAAGTATCGCTGGAATCACGACGAGGCAAGCATGCTGACGGATTCAGTTGCTCAGTTAGAGCGCGTTATCGCCTACGAAGGACCGGGTAACATTGCGGCCATCATGCTGGAAGGAGAATCGGGTACATCGGGCTGTTTGCAGTATCCGGTCGGTTATTTAGCCGCCGTTCGGGAAATCTGCGATAAACACGGCATTCTGATCATCATGGATGAAGTCATGAGCGGCTTCGGACGAACGGGCAAATGGTTTGGCTTTGAAAATCACGGCATTGTGCCGGATCTGGTAACTATGGCGAAAGGGATTACCAGTGGTTATATCCCATTCGGCTGCCTAATGGTGACGGATAAAATTGCGTCTCGATACGACGATACCGTCCTGGCAACCGGCATGACCTATGCCGCTCATCCGGTTGGTTGTGCGGCTGCGCTGGAAACGCTGAAAATTTATGAAGATGAGAATCTGATCGAGAATGCGGTCGAAATGGGCAAGTATATGGATGAGCAAGCGGCCATACTAATGGAAAAGCATCCAAGCATCGGCGACTTTAGAAATACGGGGCTACTGGGCTGCTTTGAGCTGGTCAAAAACAGAACGACTAAAGAACCAATGGCTCCGTTCAATGCCAAGCCTGAAGAAATGGCTGTGATGAGCAAAGTAGCTGCCAAGATCAAGGAGCTAGGCATGTACACCTTTGTTCGCTGGAGTTACATTTTCGTGGCCCCTCCCCTCTGCGTTACCAAAGAGCAAATCGACGAAGGATTGGCGATTATCAGTGAGGCAATAAAAATTGCGGATGAATATGTAGCATAG
- a CDS encoding NAD(P)-dependent oxidoreductase, translating into MPILNNRLTSEQYEQNFSDIHPPFDSREAALVEANRCLFCYDAPCIKSCPTSINIPKFIKQITTDNVKGSAFTILDANIMGGGCSKVCPVEKLCEGSCVYNFLEEPPIPIAKLQRYSTEKAIENKWPLFQRKPSTGRKVAVVGAGPAGLSCAHVLSREGVDVTIYEKEAKGGGLMTYGIAAYKVTPEFCEDEVNFITSLGGIDIKYQQELGKTVTLAELQANYDAVYIGIGVGVARQLDIPGEDLVGVEDAIRFIYDIREKGYPSIPVGDKVAVIGLGMTAIDAATQAKRLGAKEVTIVYRRTQAEMPSTEVELNLAKLDGCTIIWLASPKEIIGENGQVTQLICNVMELGVPDTSGRRSPVETGETITLDVDMVIKAAGQVPYEDLVNSNQLNHWNGKVAIDSNCATNIPGVFAGGDCVNGGKEVVDAVQAGKDGARAIVNFLMFNA; encoded by the coding sequence ATGCCCATCCTCAACAACCGCTTAACATCGGAACAATACGAGCAAAACTTCAGCGATATTCACCCGCCCTTCGATTCCCGTGAAGCGGCTCTGGTGGAAGCGAATCGCTGTTTGTTTTGCTATGATGCCCCGTGCATAAAAAGCTGCCCGACGAGCATCAACATTCCGAAGTTCATTAAGCAGATTACGACTGATAATGTAAAGGGTTCAGCATTTACTATTCTCGACGCCAACATCATGGGGGGCGGCTGCTCGAAAGTGTGCCCGGTCGAGAAATTGTGCGAAGGCTCCTGCGTCTATAACTTTCTGGAAGAACCACCCATTCCGATTGCCAAACTGCAACGCTATTCGACGGAGAAAGCCATTGAGAACAAATGGCCGCTCTTCCAGCGCAAGCCATCTACGGGTCGTAAAGTAGCGGTCGTAGGCGCTGGTCCAGCAGGATTGAGTTGCGCCCATGTCCTGAGTCGGGAGGGGGTCGACGTGACGATCTACGAGAAGGAAGCGAAAGGCGGTGGGCTGATGACCTACGGCATTGCGGCCTATAAAGTGACGCCTGAATTCTGTGAGGATGAGGTCAATTTTATCACGTCATTAGGCGGTATCGATATTAAGTATCAACAGGAACTTGGCAAAACCGTCACACTGGCAGAATTACAGGCCAATTACGATGCAGTCTACATCGGTATCGGGGTGGGCGTTGCCAGACAGTTGGATATTCCCGGCGAAGACCTCGTAGGGGTTGAAGATGCGATCCGCTTCATTTACGACATCCGCGAGAAGGGCTATCCGTCTATCCCCGTTGGCGACAAAGTAGCCGTTATTGGCCTTGGCATGACGGCCATCGATGCAGCTACGCAAGCCAAACGACTGGGAGCTAAAGAAGTAACCATCGTTTATCGACGCACACAGGCCGAAATGCCCAGCACCGAAGTCGAGCTAAATCTGGCTAAACTGGATGGCTGTACCATCATCTGGCTGGCATCGCCCAAAGAAATCATAGGCGAAAATGGACAGGTTACCCAACTGATTTGCAATGTAATGGAGCTCGGCGTTCCCGATACGAGCGGCCGTCGGTCGCCGGTGGAAACGGGCGAAACAATTACGCTGGATGTCGATATGGTGATCAAAGCCGCGGGGCAGGTTCCGTATGAGGATTTGGTCAACAGTAATCAGCTCAACCACTGGAACGGCAAAGTAGCGATTGACAGCAACTGTGCCACCAACATTCCCGGCGTCTTTGCCGGTGGCGACTGCGTAAACGGCGGCAAAGAAGTGGTCGATGCCGTGCAGGCGGGCAAGGATGGGGCAAGGGCGATAGTAAATTTTTTAATGTTTAATGCATAA
- a CDS encoding DUF4349 domain-containing protein: MQISLGAHLKGMNYFLTLIVLLTVTGCQSKQESEQALAEINLTPRSMAALKAPSPEQDQASPDQEQMPESPTASPTQPSIGINRKIIRNAQVRIRVSDFTKSGQAIEQVVRQSGGQITSSNETKTGNSIENALVIRVPASRLDALLALLLKESIFTDMKTITSEDVTRRYVDVEARIRSKKAVEETYLKLLKQARSVADVLKVEEQLGKLREEREVQEAELRQLKDEVALSTINLSYYQQTEVALNPEEPFYTQIWHNFTDGFRLMGDVLVGVFYFLPIGIVGIGVVWLFLRWRRKRRSKV; the protein is encoded by the coding sequence ATGCAAATTAGCCTGGGTGCGCATCTTAAGGGTATGAATTATTTTTTGACGCTCATCGTGCTCCTGACAGTTACGGGCTGCCAGTCGAAGCAGGAATCAGAACAAGCTTTGGCAGAGATTAACCTAACACCCCGTAGCATGGCGGCCTTAAAAGCCCCTTCTCCCGAGCAGGACCAAGCCTCTCCTGATCAGGAACAGATGCCTGAATCGCCCACTGCTTCTCCCACGCAACCATCAATCGGCATCAATCGGAAGATCATCCGTAATGCCCAGGTGCGTATCCGGGTGAGTGATTTCACGAAATCAGGGCAGGCTATTGAACAGGTTGTCCGTCAGAGTGGTGGCCAGATTACCAGCTCGAACGAAACCAAAACCGGTAACAGTATCGAAAACGCACTCGTTATTCGAGTGCCTGCCAGTCGATTAGATGCACTTCTGGCGTTGCTCTTGAAGGAGTCGATTTTCACTGATATGAAAACCATCACGTCGGAGGATGTGACGCGCCGGTACGTCGATGTGGAAGCCCGGATTCGTAGCAAAAAAGCTGTCGAAGAGACGTATCTGAAACTTCTGAAACAGGCTCGTTCGGTTGCCGATGTGCTAAAGGTTGAAGAGCAATTGGGGAAACTTCGGGAAGAGCGCGAGGTACAGGAAGCCGAACTTCGTCAGCTTAAAGATGAAGTGGCGCTAAGTACGATCAATCTGTCGTATTATCAGCAAACCGAAGTTGCCCTGAATCCAGAAGAGCCTTTCTACACCCAAATCTGGCACAATTTCACCGACGGATTTCGATTGATGGGCGATGTATTGGTTGGCGTATTTTATTTTCTCCCCATCGGAATCGTTGGAATCGGTGTTGTGTGGCTATTTCTGCGCTGGCGTCGGAAACGGCGGAGTAAGGTTTAA
- a CDS encoding GxxExxY protein, protein MIENEVSHKVIGLAMEVHSALGPGLLESAYKECLYYKIIKSGLVVEKEKPMPLIFEEVKLECGYRIDILVENKLVLEIKSVETLTDVHLAQTLTYMKLGNYKLGLLMNFNVLRLRDGIKRVVNGL, encoded by the coding sequence ATGATAGAAAATGAAGTTTCACATAAAGTTATTGGGCTTGCGATGGAGGTGCATTCAGCATTAGGCCCAGGTTTGTTAGAAAGTGCTTATAAAGAATGTTTATACTATAAAATCATAAAATCCGGGCTAGTAGTTGAAAAAGAAAAACCAATGCCATTGATTTTTGAAGAAGTAAAGCTGGAATGCGGCTATAGGATAGATATACTCGTAGAGAATAAATTAGTCCTAGAGATAAAAAGTGTAGAGACTTTAACCGATGTTCATTTAGCACAAACACTGACCTACATGAAGTTGGGGAATTATAAATTAGGGCTGCTTATGAATTTCAATGTACTTCGATTGAGGGATGGAATAAAACGAGTCGTAAATGGTCTTTAA